In Clarias gariepinus isolate MV-2021 ecotype Netherlands chromosome 9, CGAR_prim_01v2, whole genome shotgun sequence, a single window of DNA contains:
- the prickle2a gene encoding prickle-like protein 2 isoform X2 — protein sequence MIFSNQRKRDNLGRGTVRPLPLTITGAVCEQCGGQINGGDIAVFATRVGHGLCWHPHCFVCCMCAELLVDLIYFHQDGKIYCGRHHAERLKPRCSACDEIIFADECTEAEGRHWHMRHFCCYECEAPLGGQRYIMREGRPHCCNCFESLYAEYCDACGKHIGIDQGQMAYEGQHWHATEKCFCCARCRQSLLGRPFLPKQGLIYCSRICSQGDEPDLSDSSDSAFQSARSRQSRRSARIGKQGAKNNKAENSRQPSSGSASATGERLSVDADSLGVQMDLLSVSSPAPIRTPNRTPTRTPSRTPSRSPSLNRKQSVWMSRDESYSYETNQRDPSPSPNPHQLRSQCSNRSPYPPSPSQPPKVVSPPDSWHKEQPGSNPKKPPVMAALRGHSFNENWMHHGQEAEFHPPKLKTQMSFNEVSSHGAGFLDKRSVSVQGFPRDMRPPLLRSRHHIGPSFGELTPLEQTPRGSADSLALSYATGNSLDGTTRRQEHLSRFSMPDLSKDSGVNVSEKSAMGTLNSSMQFRSTESLTSVPKPLADLGMPVRLRYPPQLYWNSSRGLSFDEPAKGRMGLAGSMSNVHSMTPRPRRANTQDSPRQQRPRQQPHRKSHKRHKGHHRSRRSRSDNALHLAAESQGYPSDPVQRFHDDFQRLPSRMSRDPFGGNYACRQQFFRPCPRTTSDLTLQDPGGPRLGQYLGRYGELAEGDDHFCSTCSSSSEGSDDEGYFMGEPIPRPVQVRYLDNEDLRQRYSPTMMGGHSQLHTRRRRKSKNCIIS from the exons ATGATCTTTAGCaaccagagaaagagagacaaccTGGGCCGAGGCACCGTCCGCCCTCTTCCCCTCACCATAACTGGAGCTGTTTGTGAACAA TGTGGAGGCCAAATAAATGGAGGTGATATAGCAGTATTTGCCACACGAGTGGGTCACGGATTATGCTGGCATCCTCACTGCTTTGTGTGCTGCATGTGTGCTGAGTTGCTGGTGGATTTAATTTACTTCCATCAGGATGGAAAGATCTATTGTGGCCGCCACCACGCTGAGCGACTCAAACCCCGTTGTTCAGCTTGTGATGAG ATTATCTTTGCAGATGAGTGCACAGAGGCAGAAGGAAGGCACTGGCACATGAGGCATTTCTGCTGTTATGAATGCGAAGCTCCACTAGGTGGCCAGCGCTACATCATGCGTGAGGGACGGCCTCACTGCTGCAACTGTTTTGAGTCACTCTATGCTGAGTACTGTGATGCGTGTGGAAAACATATAG GCATAGACCAAGGACAAATGGCATATGAGGGTCAACACTGGCATGCCactgaaaaatgtttctgttgtGCCCGCTGTCGTCAGTCTCTGCTGGGCCGTCCCTTTCTGCCAAAGCAAGGGCTCATCTACTGCTCTCGCATCTGCAGCCAGGGAGATGAACCTGATCTGTCAGACTCCTCTGATTCTGCTTTTCAGAGTGCTCGTTCACGCCAGTCACGCCGCAGTGCACGAATTGGCAAGCAGGGAGCAAAGAACAACAAGGCAGAAAACAGCAGACAGCCATCATCTGGCTCAGCATCTGCAACAGGTGAACGGCTTTCAGTGGATGCAGACTCCCTGGGTGTGCAAATGGATCTGTTGAGTGTGTCCAGCCCAGCTCCTATTCGTACTCCAAATCGCACACCAACAAGAACCCCAAGTAGGACCCCAAGTCGTTCACCAAGCCTGAACCGCAAGCAGTCTGTTTGGATGAGCAGGGATGAATCATATTCATATGAGACCAATCAAAGAGATCCTTCCCCTTCCCCAAATCCCCATCAGCTACGGAGCCAATGTAGCAACCGAAGCCCATATCCTCCCTCTCCTAGCCAACCACCCAAAGTGGTAAGCCCTCCAGATTCCTGGCACAAAGAGCAACCAGGAAGTAATCCCAAGAAGCCTCCTGTCATGGCAGCCCTAAGAGGCCACTCTTTTAATGAAAATTGGATGCACCATGGGCAGGAAGCAGAGTTCCATCCACCCAAACTGAAGACACAGATGAGTTTCAATGAGGTATCTAGTCATGGTGCTGGATTCTTAGACAAGCGCAGTGTCAGTGTGCAAGGCTTCCCCAGGGATATGAGGCCTCCACTTTTAAGGAGTAGACACCACATTGGTCCAAGCTTTGGCGAATTGACACCTCTTGAGCAAACACCACGAGGGTCTGCAGACTCACTTGCCCTTTCTTACGCCACAG GAAACTCTTTGGATGGGACCACAAGGCGCCAGGAGCACCTTTCCCGCTTCTCAATGCCTGACTTAAGCAAGGACTCTGGTGTGAATGTGTCTGAGAAAAGTGCAATGGGTACCCTAAACTCATCCATGCAGTTCCGCAGCACTGAATCCCTGACATCAGTCCCTAAACCTCTTGCTGATCTGGGAATGCCAGTCAGACTGAGGTACCCACCACAACTCTACTGGAACTCTTCTAGAGGCCTCAGCTTTGATGAGCCAGCCAAAGGTCGCATGGGTCTTGCAGGGAGCATGAGTAATGTGCATTCAATGACACCACGACCACGGCGAGCTAACACACAAGACTCTCCACGACAGCAACGGCCAAGGCAACAGCCCCACCGCAAAAGTCACAAGAGACACAAAGGTCACCATCGATCCCGTCGCTCACGCTCAGATAATGCCCTCCATCTGGCTGCTGAAAGCCAGGGTTACCCAAGTGATCCTGTTCAGAGATTCCATGATGACTTTCAGCGGTTGCCGTCAAGGATGTCACGTGATCCGTTTGGGGGAAATTATGCATGTAGGCAGCAGTTTTTCAGGCCTTGCCCTCGAACCACATCTGATCTAACCTTgcaggaccctggaggtccaagACTGGGCCAGTACTTGGGGAGGTATGGAGAGCTGGCAGAAGGTGATGATCACTTTTGCTCCACCTGCTCTTCTTCATCAGAGGGATCTGATGATGAAGGCTACTTTATGGGAGAACCGATTCCCCGACCAGTGCAAGTGCGTTATCTTGACAACGAAGATTTGAGGCAGCGTTATAGTCCCACCATGATGGGTGGTCACTCCCAGCTACACACACGTAGGCGCAGAAAGAGTAAGAATTGCATCATATCATAA
- the prickle2a gene encoding prickle-like protein 2 isoform X1, protein MMALDMERTVSKLMFDFQRNSTSDDDSGCALEEYAWVPPGLKPEQVHQYYSFLPEDKVPYVNSIGEKHRIKQLLHQLPPHDNEVRYCNSLDEEEKRELMIFSNQRKRDNLGRGTVRPLPLTITGAVCEQCGGQINGGDIAVFATRVGHGLCWHPHCFVCCMCAELLVDLIYFHQDGKIYCGRHHAERLKPRCSACDEIIFADECTEAEGRHWHMRHFCCYECEAPLGGQRYIMREGRPHCCNCFESLYAEYCDACGKHIGIDQGQMAYEGQHWHATEKCFCCARCRQSLLGRPFLPKQGLIYCSRICSQGDEPDLSDSSDSAFQSARSRQSRRSARIGKQGAKNNKAENSRQPSSGSASATGERLSVDADSLGVQMDLLSVSSPAPIRTPNRTPTRTPSRTPSRSPSLNRKQSVWMSRDESYSYETNQRDPSPSPNPHQLRSQCSNRSPYPPSPSQPPKVVSPPDSWHKEQPGSNPKKPPVMAALRGHSFNENWMHHGQEAEFHPPKLKTQMSFNEVSSHGAGFLDKRSVSVQGFPRDMRPPLLRSRHHIGPSFGELTPLEQTPRGSADSLALSYATGNSLDGTTRRQEHLSRFSMPDLSKDSGVNVSEKSAMGTLNSSMQFRSTESLTSVPKPLADLGMPVRLRYPPQLYWNSSRGLSFDEPAKGRMGLAGSMSNVHSMTPRPRRANTQDSPRQQRPRQQPHRKSHKRHKGHHRSRRSRSDNALHLAAESQGYPSDPVQRFHDDFQRLPSRMSRDPFGGNYACRQQFFRPCPRTTSDLTLQDPGGPRLGQYLGRYGELAEGDDHFCSTCSSSSEGSDDEGYFMGEPIPRPVQVRYLDNEDLRQRYSPTMMGGHSQLHTRRRRKSKNCIIS, encoded by the exons GTTCACCAGTATTACAGTTTCCTGCCTGAAGATAAGGTCCCCTACGTGAACAGCATCGGCGAGAAGCATCGCATTAAACAGCTCCTACACCAGCTTCCCCCTCATGACAACGAG GTGCGATATTGTAACTCCCTGGatgaagaagagaagagagagctGATGATCTTTAGCaaccagagaaagagagacaaccTGGGCCGAGGCACCGTCCGCCCTCTTCCCCTCACCATAACTGGAGCTGTTTGTGAACAA TGTGGAGGCCAAATAAATGGAGGTGATATAGCAGTATTTGCCACACGAGTGGGTCACGGATTATGCTGGCATCCTCACTGCTTTGTGTGCTGCATGTGTGCTGAGTTGCTGGTGGATTTAATTTACTTCCATCAGGATGGAAAGATCTATTGTGGCCGCCACCACGCTGAGCGACTCAAACCCCGTTGTTCAGCTTGTGATGAG ATTATCTTTGCAGATGAGTGCACAGAGGCAGAAGGAAGGCACTGGCACATGAGGCATTTCTGCTGTTATGAATGCGAAGCTCCACTAGGTGGCCAGCGCTACATCATGCGTGAGGGACGGCCTCACTGCTGCAACTGTTTTGAGTCACTCTATGCTGAGTACTGTGATGCGTGTGGAAAACATATAG GCATAGACCAAGGACAAATGGCATATGAGGGTCAACACTGGCATGCCactgaaaaatgtttctgttgtGCCCGCTGTCGTCAGTCTCTGCTGGGCCGTCCCTTTCTGCCAAAGCAAGGGCTCATCTACTGCTCTCGCATCTGCAGCCAGGGAGATGAACCTGATCTGTCAGACTCCTCTGATTCTGCTTTTCAGAGTGCTCGTTCACGCCAGTCACGCCGCAGTGCACGAATTGGCAAGCAGGGAGCAAAGAACAACAAGGCAGAAAACAGCAGACAGCCATCATCTGGCTCAGCATCTGCAACAGGTGAACGGCTTTCAGTGGATGCAGACTCCCTGGGTGTGCAAATGGATCTGTTGAGTGTGTCCAGCCCAGCTCCTATTCGTACTCCAAATCGCACACCAACAAGAACCCCAAGTAGGACCCCAAGTCGTTCACCAAGCCTGAACCGCAAGCAGTCTGTTTGGATGAGCAGGGATGAATCATATTCATATGAGACCAATCAAAGAGATCCTTCCCCTTCCCCAAATCCCCATCAGCTACGGAGCCAATGTAGCAACCGAAGCCCATATCCTCCCTCTCCTAGCCAACCACCCAAAGTGGTAAGCCCTCCAGATTCCTGGCACAAAGAGCAACCAGGAAGTAATCCCAAGAAGCCTCCTGTCATGGCAGCCCTAAGAGGCCACTCTTTTAATGAAAATTGGATGCACCATGGGCAGGAAGCAGAGTTCCATCCACCCAAACTGAAGACACAGATGAGTTTCAATGAGGTATCTAGTCATGGTGCTGGATTCTTAGACAAGCGCAGTGTCAGTGTGCAAGGCTTCCCCAGGGATATGAGGCCTCCACTTTTAAGGAGTAGACACCACATTGGTCCAAGCTTTGGCGAATTGACACCTCTTGAGCAAACACCACGAGGGTCTGCAGACTCACTTGCCCTTTCTTACGCCACAG GAAACTCTTTGGATGGGACCACAAGGCGCCAGGAGCACCTTTCCCGCTTCTCAATGCCTGACTTAAGCAAGGACTCTGGTGTGAATGTGTCTGAGAAAAGTGCAATGGGTACCCTAAACTCATCCATGCAGTTCCGCAGCACTGAATCCCTGACATCAGTCCCTAAACCTCTTGCTGATCTGGGAATGCCAGTCAGACTGAGGTACCCACCACAACTCTACTGGAACTCTTCTAGAGGCCTCAGCTTTGATGAGCCAGCCAAAGGTCGCATGGGTCTTGCAGGGAGCATGAGTAATGTGCATTCAATGACACCACGACCACGGCGAGCTAACACACAAGACTCTCCACGACAGCAACGGCCAAGGCAACAGCCCCACCGCAAAAGTCACAAGAGACACAAAGGTCACCATCGATCCCGTCGCTCACGCTCAGATAATGCCCTCCATCTGGCTGCTGAAAGCCAGGGTTACCCAAGTGATCCTGTTCAGAGATTCCATGATGACTTTCAGCGGTTGCCGTCAAGGATGTCACGTGATCCGTTTGGGGGAAATTATGCATGTAGGCAGCAGTTTTTCAGGCCTTGCCCTCGAACCACATCTGATCTAACCTTgcaggaccctggaggtccaagACTGGGCCAGTACTTGGGGAGGTATGGAGAGCTGGCAGAAGGTGATGATCACTTTTGCTCCACCTGCTCTTCTTCATCAGAGGGATCTGATGATGAAGGCTACTTTATGGGAGAACCGATTCCCCGACCAGTGCAAGTGCGTTATCTTGACAACGAAGATTTGAGGCAGCGTTATAGTCCCACCATGATGGGTGGTCACTCCCAGCTACACACACGTAGGCGCAGAAAGAGTAAGAATTGCATCATATCATAA